In Euphorbia lathyris chromosome 10, ddEupLath1.1, whole genome shotgun sequence, the DNA window GCATATGGTTTCTACGTGACTACATGTTATATATAACAGAATTCTTTTCAATATAGTTGTTGTGTTAATATTTCAGTAAAAAAATTCATCTAAACTGGTTGAAATAATTTTACTGGGAAAAAAATCAATGACTTTATCAAAACTTGACCTTTTTTAACCTTATCCAAAACTTCAGTggtcattattgtaatttacccCTAAACTAGAGTATCTTAAACATTAGGACCAAATTGATAGCATATCAATAGTTTGGAGGTGTAAGTAGAAATATTAGAGAGTTTATAATACCTGGTGGAAGCCGGAGAAGGACAAAAAGTGATGACATAATCAGCTCCGGCGCAGGTAAAGGTACTAGTACCATCATCATAAGCATAGCTATAAGAGCGAGGGCAAGCATTTTTGAAGAATTCCGAATACGACGACGGTTTACAAGTATCCGGATTCGAAAACTCTCCGCTACAGCAATATTTCGGATCCCCAAACGCCTCACACGCGCTCCTACACGCCACGCTCTCTCCGTTCCCACTCTCCACCACCTTCAGCTCCGACGGGCAGCCACTATTCAACTCCGCCGCACACCCCGTCATCGAGCAATTCCCGGCCGTACCTCCAGCCGGTGCAATTAACATCGGAAGATTATATCCATCAACAAGACTAACATCGTAGAAATCAAGACCGTTAGCTCCGTTGAGAGTGAATTCGGCGAGGGTGGCAGGAGGGGCGGCGCCGTCGCCTGAGCATTGGATAGTAGAGGAGCCGCAATCG includes these proteins:
- the LOC136208286 gene encoding thaumatin-like protein 1; the protein is MEFRYIFFLSNFLLIFPFTYSSTFTISNKCTYTVWPGILSNAGTSQLPTTGFALQPGESNSFPVPPSWSGRLWGRTLCTQDPTTSKFSCITGDCGSSTIQCSGDGAAPPATLAEFTLNGANGLDFYDVSLVDGYNLPMLIAPAGGTAGNCSMTGCAAELNSGCPSELKVVESGNGESVACRSACEAFGDPKYCCSGEFSNPDTCKPSSYSEFFKNACPRSYSYAYDDGTSTFTCAGADYVITFCPSPASTSLKSANGQDPEAVQVSGDIHRTSTHVIAGFLTVTSILWQLFSL